In Pseudomonas sp. Leaf58, one DNA window encodes the following:
- the narJ gene encoding nitrate reductase molybdenum cofactor assembly chaperone, whose amino-acid sequence MRILKVIALLLDYPDEALIQGYKELAVAIDAAREISPAQRAALRCLLDELAGDDTMEVQARYDGLFERGRAVSLLLFEHVHGESRDRGQAMVDLMAQYEEAGFAIGVRELPDYIPLYLEYLSTRDDLTAREGLADVAHLLALLAARLEERESRYAACLRALLQIAGVNPQAVMAAARERVEEEPRDDSLEAMDKVWEEEAVDFLKAEQQERCPSQPRAPGKAREEVPVPLHWVDFKQGGPEAPAREVHNV is encoded by the coding sequence ATGCGCATTCTCAAGGTAATTGCCCTGCTGCTCGACTACCCCGATGAGGCATTGATCCAGGGTTACAAAGAACTGGCAGTGGCCATCGACGCTGCACGCGAGATCAGCCCGGCGCAGCGAGCCGCGCTGCGCTGCCTGCTCGACGAACTGGCTGGCGACGACACCATGGAGGTACAGGCACGCTATGACGGCCTGTTCGAGCGCGGCCGCGCGGTGTCGCTGCTGCTGTTTGAGCACGTGCACGGCGAGTCGCGCGATCGTGGCCAGGCCATGGTCGACTTGATGGCCCAGTACGAGGAGGCCGGCTTTGCCATTGGTGTGCGCGAGCTGCCCGACTACATCCCGCTGTACCTGGAATACCTCTCCACCCGCGACGACCTCACGGCCCGCGAGGGCCTGGCCGACGTGGCACACCTGCTGGCGTTGCTGGCGGCGCGCCTGGAGGAGCGTGAAAGCCGTTATGCCGCGTGCCTGCGTGCGTTGTTGCAGATTGCCGGGGTGAACCCACAGGCGGTAATGGCGGCTGCCCGCGAGCGAGTGGAGGAAGAGCCGCGCGACGATTCGCTGGAGGCCATGGACAAGGTCTGGGAGGAGGAGGCCGTGGACTTCCTCAAGGCCGAGCAGCAAGAGCGCTGCCCCAGCCAGCCACGGGCGCCGGGCAAGGCGCGTGAAGAGGTGCCGGTGCCGCTGCACTGGGTTGATTTCAAGCAAGGCGGGCCGGAGGCTCCGGCCCGGGAGGTACACAATGTCTAA
- the narH gene encoding nitrate reductase subunit beta, with amino-acid sequence MKIRSQVGMVLNLDKCIGCHTCSITCKNVWTSREGMEYAWFNNVESKPGIGYPKEWENQDKWKGGWVRNRDGSIKPRIGGKFRVLANIFANPDLPAIDDYYEPFDFDYQHLHTAPQAKHQPVARPRSLISGQRMEKIEWGPNWEEILGTEFAKRRKDKNFDQVQADIYGEYENTFMMYLPRLCEHCLNPACAASCPSGAIYKREEDGIVLIDQEKCRGWRMCISGCPYKKIYFNWKSGKSEKCIFCYPRIEAGMPTVCSETCVGRIRYLGVLLYDADRIHEVASTPGEQDLYRKQLEIFLDPNDPKVIAQALKDGVPMSVIEAAQQSPVYKLAVDWQLALPLHPEYRTLPMVWYVPPLSPIQNAAAAGSVSMDGVLPDVDSLRIPVRYLANLLTAGDEAPVRLALKRLLAMRAYKRAEQVDGVRDLQVLESVGLTQAQCEDMYRYLAIANYEDRYVVPSAHREEAMSDAFAERSGCGFSFGSGCGGSSDSNMFGAKKANRRDVLKTVQLWEK; translated from the coding sequence ATGAAGATTCGTTCGCAAGTCGGCATGGTCCTGAACCTGGACAAATGCATCGGCTGCCACACCTGCTCGATCACCTGCAAAAACGTTTGGACCAGCCGCGAAGGCATGGAATACGCCTGGTTCAACAACGTCGAAAGCAAGCCCGGCATCGGTTACCCCAAAGAGTGGGAAAACCAGGACAAGTGGAAAGGCGGCTGGGTACGCAACCGCGACGGCTCGATCAAACCGCGCATCGGCGGCAAGTTCCGCGTGTTGGCGAATATCTTCGCCAACCCCGACCTGCCAGCCATCGACGACTACTACGAGCCGTTCGACTTCGACTACCAGCACCTGCACACCGCACCGCAGGCCAAGCACCAGCCGGTGGCGCGGCCACGCTCGCTGATTTCCGGGCAGCGCATGGAGAAGATCGAATGGGGCCCCAACTGGGAAGAAATCCTCGGCACTGAATTCGCCAAGCGGCGCAAGGACAAGAACTTCGACCAGGTGCAGGCCGACATCTACGGTGAGTACGAGAACACCTTCATGATGTACCTGCCACGCCTGTGCGAGCACTGCCTGAACCCGGCGTGCGCGGCCTCGTGCCCGAGCGGCGCGATCTACAAGCGCGAAGAGGACGGCATTGTCCTCATCGACCAGGAAAAGTGCCGCGGCTGGCGCATGTGCATCAGTGGCTGCCCGTACAAGAAGATCTACTTCAACTGGAAGAGCGGCAAGTCCGAGAAGTGCATCTTCTGCTACCCGCGCATCGAGGCGGGCATGCCCACCGTATGCTCGGAAACCTGTGTGGGCCGCATCCGCTACCTGGGCGTGCTGCTGTATGACGCCGACCGCATCCATGAAGTGGCCAGCACCCCGGGCGAGCAAGACCTGTACCGCAAGCAGCTGGAGATTTTCCTCGACCCCAACGACCCCAAGGTCATCGCCCAGGCACTGAAGGATGGCGTGCCGATGTCGGTGATCGAGGCTGCGCAGCAGTCGCCGGTGTACAAGCTGGCTGTGGACTGGCAGCTGGCCCTGCCGCTGCACCCCGAGTACCGCACTTTGCCGATGGTCTGGTACGTGCCGCCGCTGTCGCCGATCCAGAACGCCGCCGCTGCCGGCAGCGTGAGCATGGACGGTGTACTGCCCGACGTCGACAGCCTGCGCATCCCTGTGCGCTACCTGGCCAACCTGCTGACCGCCGGTGATGAAGCGCCGGTACGCCTGGCGCTCAAGCGCCTGCTGGCGATGCGCGCCTACAAGCGTGCCGAACAGGTGGACGGCGTGCGTGACCTGCAAGTGCTGGAGTCGGTTGGCCTGACCCAGGCCCAATGCGAAGACATGTACCGCTACCTGGCCATTGCCAACTACGAAGACCGCTACGTGGTGCCCTCGGCGCACCGCGAGGAGGCCATGAGCGACGCCTTTGCCGAGCGCTCTGGCTGTGGTTTCAGCTTTGGCAGCGGCTGTGGCGGTAGCTCCGACAGCAACATGTTCGGGGCGAAAAAGGCCAACCGCCGCGATGTGCTCAAGACCGTTCAGCTGTGGGAGAAATGA
- the narI gene encoding respiratory nitrate reductase subunit gamma yields MSNVNLLVFGVYPYIALAVCLIGSWARFDLSQYSWKAGSSQLFSQTPADQRYMRVASNLFHVGVLFILAGHFVGLLTPEALYHRFIGTADKQLLAMVSGGLFGILCFFGLIMLLHRRVFNPRVRASSSFSDIMILVVLLAQLSLGLMTIVASTQHLDGSVMVMLADWAQYTVSLQPQLAAQAIAPVGLVYKLHVALGLTLFVLFPFTRLVHFVSAPVWYLGRRYQIVRQKG; encoded by the coding sequence ATGTCTAACGTCAACCTGCTGGTGTTCGGGGTTTACCCGTATATCGCCCTGGCCGTCTGCCTGATTGGCAGCTGGGCGCGCTTTGACCTGTCGCAGTACAGCTGGAAAGCCGGCTCCAGCCAGCTGTTTAGCCAGACCCCGGCTGACCAGCGCTATATGCGCGTGGCCAGCAACCTGTTCCACGTTGGCGTGCTGTTCATCCTCGCCGGCCACTTTGTTGGCCTGCTGACGCCAGAAGCGCTGTACCACCGCTTCATCGGCACCGCCGACAAGCAACTGCTGGCGATGGTCTCGGGCGGCTTGTTCGGCATCTTGTGCTTCTTCGGCTTGATCATGCTGTTGCACCGCCGGGTGTTCAACCCACGGGTAAGGGCCAGTTCGAGCTTCTCCGACATCATGATCCTGGTGGTGTTGCTGGCGCAGCTGTCGCTCGGGCTGATGACCATCGTCGCCTCCACCCAGCACCTGGATGGCTCGGTAATGGTGATGCTGGCCGACTGGGCGCAGTACACCGTGAGCCTGCAGCCGCAGCTGGCCGCGCAGGCGATCGCCCCGGTGGGCTTGGTGTACAAGCTGCATGTGGCGCTGGGCCTGACCCTATTCGTGCTGTTCCCGTTCACCCGGCTGGTGCACTTCGTCAGTGCCCCGGTGTGGTACCTGGGCCGGCGCTACCAAATTGTGCGGCAGAAGGGCTGA
- a CDS encoding peptidylprolyl isomerase translates to MQASALIATSAQQWPQITVNGVAIDGDAIARELQYHPAEDREEAIFLASQALVVRELLLQRITELGLEAECTDGESEEEALTRLLIERELPLPGADEAICRHYFDSNRERYASAPLLAVRHILLACAPEDAEGRSQAKALAAALIAQLAEDGSRFAELALAHSACPSKEQGGALGQISQGQTVPEFERQLLRLPLGLAKQPLESRYGVHLVWVDQRIEGRALPFEVVHEAIRAELDQRVWQVAVGQYLASLIGQADIRGILLDGAASPLVQ, encoded by the coding sequence ATGCAAGCTTCAGCACTGATTGCCACCAGCGCACAGCAGTGGCCGCAGATTACCGTCAACGGCGTGGCCATTGATGGCGACGCCATTGCCCGCGAGTTGCAGTATCACCCGGCAGAGGACCGCGAAGAGGCGATCTTCCTCGCCAGCCAGGCGCTGGTGGTGCGCGAGCTGCTGCTGCAGCGCATCACCGAACTGGGCCTTGAGGCCGAGTGCACCGACGGCGAGAGCGAGGAAGAGGCCCTGACGCGCCTGCTGATTGAACGGGAGCTGCCGCTGCCAGGCGCCGACGAAGCGATCTGCCGGCATTACTTCGACAGCAACCGCGAACGCTATGCCAGCGCACCACTGCTGGCCGTGCGGCACATCCTGCTGGCCTGCGCGCCGGAGGATGCCGAGGGGCGTAGCCAGGCCAAGGCGCTGGCGGCGGCACTGATCGCCCAGCTGGCCGAGGATGGCTCACGCTTTGCCGAGCTGGCGCTGGCCCACTCTGCTTGCCCGTCCAAGGAGCAGGGTGGGGCGCTTGGGCAAATCAGCCAGGGGCAAACCGTACCGGAGTTCGAGCGGCAATTGCTGCGCTTGCCATTGGGCTTGGCGAAGCAGCCGCTGGAGAGCCGATACGGGGTGCACCTGGTGTGGGTCGACCAGCGCATCGAAGGGCGGGCGTTGCCGTTCGAGGTGGTGCACGAAGCGATTCGTGCCGAGCTGGACCAGCGGGTGTGGCAGGTGGCGGTGGGGCAGTACCTGGCAAGCCTGATTGGCCAGGCGGACATCCGCGGGATCCTGCTCGATGGGGCTGCCAGCCCGCTGGTTCAGTAA